DNA from Malus sylvestris chromosome 11, drMalSylv7.2, whole genome shotgun sequence:
AATGGAAGTCCTCGTACCGAAGaggaaacaagaaaaacatagaAGGGCATTTATGGAAATTCAgaaacaaatttctttttatttgcgCACAGGTTTCTTCTACGTTGTTCCTTCACACTCGTGTAGCTTCTCTGACTTCCACATATTCACTCCGAGCTGACAACCTTGCGTAGAGAGATCAGACCACCGAACAATGGCGGCATGGACAGCAACGGCCCGTCAAGCAGCGAATATGGCGCGGCTTTCCTCTCCCAAGTCGGCTTCCACCGCAAAACCTGCTTCCCTCGTCCATCGGCGAGGTTTTGCCGGCGGTGGCGGTAATTCATTCAACTTTGATTCACCTCTTTTCGTTTCATCAATAGCTCCCCATTTAATCTTTTTCCTTACAACGTTTGCGTTTGGTTGCTCAGAAAGTGTGAGAAAACATGTATGAATTCCTCTATTTTTTAGAACTAtgcgtgttttttttttttctgacctGGAATTCATATGGACTGCAGTCGAGGCGATAGTCTATGCTAAATTAATCTATACTACGGGCCACGGGGTTATCAACTTTAAGCCAGTGCCCATGTCGTGAAAGTTTTTGGAAAATCTAAATTATCCGGTCCACTATCAGACTATCAGTGAATTGTTTACCTGATATTGTACTTGTTTTGACTGTGTTGCAGATCATCATGGACCTCCGAAGGTGAACTTTTGGGAGGACCCAATGCACCCATCTAAATGGAAGGAAGAACATGTGAGTTTTATATCATGTTATTTTTACCCGTACGTGTTCCATCTGTTCTGTCTTGTCCTTAATGGTTTTGTTGCGGTTCGCTGTTGAGACTATCGATTACTTATTTACTTGAGGAATATCTTGTTTTGACATGATCATTCTTGTGGTCATGTTACGCGCATTCTCTAGCCCCTTAGTTGTGCTTATTATGTTCCGAGGAAGATCTATGCAAAGTCAAAACTCCATGTTTTGTCAAGTTTATAATCAATGGATAGCTCGCGGTTATATGTTTTTTAGCGTCAATAAAAAAGTTGCACCCCCAGGGTGAAATAGAAATCCGGAATGGACAGCTCTCAGTCCCTTTGTGATGTTGAGGAACGAATTACCGGTGCTATGTATGCACTATGCAGTGGTCCTAGATTCCACTCCGAAAAGGTGGTATGTCTGTGTGAGAAGGTTTGAATGC
Protein-coding regions in this window:
- the LOC126589452 gene encoding uncharacterized protein LOC126589452 isoform X1; protein product: MAAWTATARQAANMARLSSPKSASTAKPASLVHRRGFAGGGDHHGPPKVNFWEDPMHPSKWKEEHFVLVSLAGWGAVIYGGYKLFTKGKEDKKEGRVEERPH
- the LOC126589452 gene encoding uncharacterized protein LOC126589452 isoform X2, which gives rise to MAAWTATARQAANMARLSSPKSASTAKPASLVHRRGFAGGGDHHGPPKVNFWEDPMHPSKWKEEHFVLVSLAGWGAVIYGGYKLFTKGKEDKKRVEERPH